gtaatttcaactgtattatttaatttaatcatcaaATAGGGGAAATTCAGTTGATTTCATTCATGTTATTATATGTAAaagggaaattaattttttttcttacataattttaaaccaacataatattttatgaaatgtttgCTACATACCTCTTAGTTTTTTAATAGGTAATATATGCCATAAAAGTTCAGATAATGATCAGTATAAAGTGATGTTTTATATGAATCATAAATGTACtgttattgttaaataattgtaagaaatattgatGTGTTAAAGCATTGAAACGTGTTctcattataaatgtatttcgcATTATTATACAAAGAAAATGTTCGTACActgtgttaaaaataatacgtattattgtttttagcgcgtaaatatgtattttaaatattcttgttgGTTAAAAGAGAAACATATTGTTGTAACTATCTCTACCTCACTCTGTTTACGTGTTAATTAATGCACACGCTTATGTGCGCAggtgaatatatttttgtaatgcacaaatttgtaaataggtgtatttatttgtaaataaataacaaatagtgTGTTCAGTATCTTTTTATTTAGTCATGTATGCTACAATACGGACAATATACTTTGCATAATCCCAATGcagaacattttatttcagtttcaaaattattaaaatttttttatgtttaccaaaaaataattcgtataattctgtaaaaattgtcgaaattccatttattattttatcatacttttattagtctaaaaaatttattactaaaaatactTTGCAAACAACTCAATACATTATTTAGCTATGCCCTTCACTCTTTAGGTATATAAAATGACTCGACATCtcttaattcattaattctttttaaaaagttggatattaaataaattggtgttgtcaataaaaatgtaattccaATGTTACTTACTTATACATTTACTTACATACTTTGTTGCCGtagtttttctcttcttttaggtaattttaaataaattattaaatatataaaattctaaaaagtaAACACTTTTATCTAACGTTTGTTTAAagttattgtaaaaaaaaataaaagtatgatAATTGGAAGCATGATAatcatgaattttaaattatgaatACAACATATAATAAGAATAGATTCATCAAGCATGAAATATGATAgtctacaataaataatatggaatattgtacatttttttgAAAGTAGAAAACATAACATTTatgtgaataattaaattttgaactTGTTTCATATAAATGCTTACACGTTTCTTAAAATGTTTGAGCATAATTATCCCATAATAGATGTttgatatgtatttatatttacatgttATTATCCCACAGATGtcataatatacaaaatggataCATAAGTGATGATGAATGGTTAAACTCAATGAGAAACAATACAATGTAGCATTCACTATTAATGCTTTAGTATACAAATACAAAGTTAAATTCTGATTCTATtaccaaaaaatataaaacagtttgATGTATgatgtacaattaaaaaaaattcttgtaTATAGACAAATAACAATATACGagtgaaagtttcatttgtGATTGTGTATTTGCCACAAATAAATGTTGCGATTTATTAATGTGTCTATTTAATGTATTCTCCCGTAATACCTAATGGCAAGTTGATTATTACTATCATGTTGAAGTACAGATCGGTAGTGGCGTAGCTTATGGCATCGCAGGTTAACCCATACTAACTTGTAAAACGGTcgtaattgcgaaatgaaaaagaaaatctaTCGATTGATTTCACTTTTTTCTGTTATTCATTCTGttcaatctttttaataaaaaaattgttctccCACAATTGATCTCGTACGTTTGATCGGCACTTGTTCGACATTGACTTTCAAGTGTTAATAAACACTATTTGAAAAGAAAACTTACATTTTTAGAACATTAACCTCCTTATAGTAATCTTACAAATTACAATTGGACCAAGTGTACGTTGAGATGCAACATTTTGTTTTTTTACATGATTACCTATTGGACACTGGATGTTATGACTACATGGCCTTTGAAGTTACTATCAAGGAATACTGTACATGTTGTGATcttccaataaaatttaaataaacaataatcaataaaatttaaataaacaataattggCCAGTCTTGATTCATTTCAAGCATTTACAGTTACTGCATCCACAGAAACATATGTTATAAACGTCAATGTTCCAAACATaaattcagtaaataaataaatacgatttctgtattttatttagttttgaaaatatttgattgtaacgtattcaattataaagtacatatatacattataaGATGTACAAATGAATATAGCAATGCATACTAAGATTCTTaactgtttcatattttatacttattcattggaatatttttcataattttaaaataattagtcACATAGAAATTGTGCATTATAATTTAACTTATTCAGGCCATGTAAGTTTATCACAACCAAGTACCCGCATACATACTTACAGATATTTTGTTCCACAAACATACACATTCCTCCTGAAAGATACATACAATACTTATTTGCATGCACTCTTGCTCAATTCACATGTCACTCTATTTATAACACACTCTTCAGTTCATCATCTGATTCAACATATTTTCAACTAGCTTCAaatcacaattttttaattaacaaataaatttaatgaacaatTACAATTGGATTCGATGAATTCCGTTATTTCATGTCACATGATGAGAATTTGCAAGAAATATGAAAcatcgaatgaaataatttatgccAAGTGCCAAGAACAATAACTGTACAATTATCGTGATTCAGCTTTCGTTTTTGGTGGCCTGAATGCTTTTAATTTCTTAGCTTTTTTCTGTTTTGTAGCACTAGAACCGGATTGAAAGGCTTTCCAACTGTCGACTCTAGATTGTCGTGATTCCTCAAAATTTTTTTGCCACTCACGTTCTAATGCAGCTTgtgcctctgcagataattcttcCTCTCGTTTCCTTTTACGCTGTTCTGCATCCCTGGTAGCTAATTCTCTCCTGTGGatagaaaacaaatattatttattatgaattactTTCTTAGATAACTTGCATTGTGTGTATTGTCATAAACCTTCTTCGCTCCATATCAGCAAAGAGTTTCATCGTCATAACCCATACAGCGTGTCTGTAAccttcttctgtttcttcatCAAGCATTGTTACACCATCTgcttttccttcctttttcagtttctttttcttttctgaaaTCTAATTAAGTTTTGATTATTATGTATgctttttataaatgtaaataacaacaccaatttattatttctaccaTGTGATCTGTACGGGCTTTGGCTTCTTCAATGACATCCATACATTTTGCTCTAGTCTCTTCATTTTCCAATGTCTTCCATGCCTTATTAACAACTATAACAtgtaaattaacattaacatattAAGCTCTCAGTGTTCAATACTCTGTGCTTTATAAGATTCAaagtaatactttttaaaagtaatgaTAAGACTTGTGTGCTTAAATTTGtgatattctaaaataaattttcttttttgtatGTTACTAACAGTTGcttcttataaatttaaatctgtataatgaaataaattttatcatatttttacattaacatGAAAAATGTTTGGGATAAAATTTACTTTGCTAAACAATTTCAAAGAGatttacattttcttaatttaatagAAGAGATTTACTATTGAACaatatagattatatatttataagcaattgttaatattttttgtttttagaaagcattgaaaagttaaaaaaaatcttGCTAGTTGTGTCAAGAAAGATTTTTGACCTGTTAATATTAGAATCACACAGTAACTGTCAATTATGAAGTAAATATCACAAAACctcaaataattttacataaaatttgaaaaattacctACCCTAAATCATTTAACTTTTTTCAAAATGGGTTATATAtctaatgtaaaaaatataaatctattttaaagaataaaggTCCTCTCAAGACTTCAAAGGTGCTtctatttataaagaaattgtattcattgtaagacatttcttttaaaataatgtttcgtctcatttatttgattaatgaGAAAGATGTATTTCTTTtgttgaattttagaaatgatcTTTTCAAATCTTTCACATTTATAATGTTTATCTGAtcaaaaaagatatttttaaaaaaaggatAGTAGATTAAACTATGTTAAGGATCTActgttatttgaaataaaacttattaCACACTTTCAAATGCTTGTTGTGCTCGTTCTGCATCATCTTGATTTTTGTCTGGATGCACAAGAATTGACATCTAAAAAGTACAAGTGATATTGTATTACTGAATCTTTAACTAAATATTTGTGTTATACAAATAGAAGCATTGGTAGTTTACACGCCGATATTTCTTCTTGATTTCATCTATGGACGTGGATGGATCAATTTGCAACACTTCAAAaggatttaaattaaaatatgacgATCCAGGTCGAAGTAGTCTGTCAATTTGTTGTTTAGGTGTTAACACAGAGTCCCTCTTTTCGATTTCTTTCACCTAcgtaaaaaacaaaattctttaaaatttgtgAGAAACAACTAATTGTTTGGAACGCGCGTAAATTCGTATAGGttagatttatttataacactATCTTTCACTAGTGAAACAATCTTATTTGTAACATTTCACACAATGCAAAGCGCAATGCAGTAAGTAAGAATAAACTATGTACACCTTTCTAATTGTACttttattgtttcctttttaATGCATTTAAGTTGACGTTTGGTAAACCTTGAAATAAGGTTATGTAACCATAAATTACTGTCAaaagtgaatttttatatgaagaaatattgaacaatacACAGACGAACGAAATGATTACATACTTCCGagtaaaattcattgaattcgTCCTCTTTCTTTGTCGGATTATCATTCGATATACTCGACTTGGTAGCGGCCATCTTGATTGTTACCAACTTCCGTGTCAACAGTGATGTCGCGTGTTAAGGGGGAAAAAATGTAAACGAATGTTACTTAGTAAAAAGTACTAGAACATTTTTTGAATATCtaaagttaataatattttatttcaagacaAGTTTGTATAGTACAAATGAACTTGAAAtcaataaatacatattcaaatAACATGCAATGATACAACATATTAAAGGgtaaacaaaaacaaattttttatttataaaaattaaacaattttctgaaTAAGTCTCAATATATAAGAAgtacattaaaaaaatcaattagttttaaatgacaaataaattaagaaaaaatgtacttaagtacaattaaatatttttgcgtAGTATCGCGCGTAAACacgatttaattatatatataaatatatatatatatatatatatatatatatatttcaaaatatcaatatcCCATAAAAGTGCATTAACGTGGTCCATCTGGATAAAACAGTCAGCTACAGAACTATGTAACATAAAAAATACGTGTTAAGAAATCGCATACGGAATTCTCTAATGCATAtacattattttgttaattcatTGAGAGTTACAAGCGTTGAACAAAAACTTATTTGAATTATTcttcattaacattatttttaccgtCCTTTTGTAGAATACCTATTCCTACCAAgagataatttaaatgaatgaaatctaTTAATATCTATTTTTCAACACTTTCGGTACAAATAGTGTTAGTCATAATTATAACGCCACATTATACCTATCTTATTGAGGAAGAAAACGATGTTTTACCTTAGCGTATTGGAAACAGGAAGTTGAGGTACGAGAAGCTACACGTAAACTCGGATTGTCACACAAagttatttcgaattttttaagaaattcgaACAATTATGGACAAAATAAGAAATAGGGTCCCCCAAAAAGAGTTATCTCTCTGTACAGAATgacaaattgtaaaaattgCGAGCAATAGCTTAAAAAgttggaaaaatattatttgagaaTGCAAACTACATTTTTCTTGCTGGATTGTTTAACGCATTTTAAGAAATAATCCGAAAAGTTGAGGTTAATTGCAAAAATCCGTCGAATCCGACAGTAATTACGAAGTGATAATATGGACGATGGAGGAGCTCCGCGCCTCCCTCGGCATCTCCGTTTTGAAAAATCTAGCCTGAATAATATCAATTCCTGTTTTTTTACCTTTCGTTGTTCAATGTCGCATTGACTTCTCGGTTATTAGCGACATGCTCGTCTAATTGTTAGATTTCTTCTCACAGATTCACTGTTTTAAGAAATCTACccattttatttctgttgttCTCAGTTTCAAAGATTTCTTgtatttgatttgaattgaCAACATATTTTATGGTCATTTAAATTGGCGAAgttcgaattttcaaatatattaggAACTCGAGAACTCGACTCTGGTCGTAAAGATCGGGCGAGCTCGA
Above is a genomic segment from Nomia melanderi isolate GNS246 chromosome 8, iyNomMela1, whole genome shotgun sequence containing:
- the LOC116426673 gene encoding dnaJ homolog subfamily C member 8; amino-acid sequence: MAATKSSISNDNPTKKEDEFNEFYSEVKEIEKRDSVLTPKQQIDRLLRPGSSYFNLNPFEVLQIDPSTSIDEIKKKYRRMSILVHPDKNQDDAERAQQAFEIVNKAWKTLENEETRAKCMDVIEEAKARTDHMISEKKKKLKKEGKADGVTMLDEETEEGYRHAVWVMTMKLFADMERRRRELATRDAEQRKRKREEELSAEAQAALEREWQKNFEESRQSRVDSWKAFQSGSSATKQKKAKKLKAFRPPKTKAESR